ATGGTGGATCGCAACGCGCGTCTGCCGCGCGGTGGAGCGAATGTCGCGGGTGGCAATTACGGCAACGGCTTCGGGATCTACAACCCGGGCATGCGCCGCGTCGCCGGACCCGCCGGTTACGCCGGCGACGGCCGCGGCGGCGTGCAGTACGCCGGCGCCATCACGCCGGTGAGTGCCGAGTCGCGTGCCGTACCGCGGCCGCCGGTCAATGCGCCGGTTCGTGCCGGCTCGATCCGGGCAGACGTCGCGCGGTATAACGAAGAACGCGGTTCGACGCGCGCCATGCAGCGCCAGGCGGACGACCCACGCCAGCCGGAAGGCTCGCCGTACCGGAATTAGGCGTGGCGCGGACATCGCGTCCGCCACGCCCGCCGAACCACTTCTCCTCGTCTCCCCGATCGCCCGACAGCGGCGCTGCGCTTCGTCGCGGCTCAAGTCTGCCCGCCAGGTGACGTTTCGACGCCACACTTTTTTGAAAACACTCGGCAGCACAGCCCCTCCCGTCGTCAAATCAGGTCGTTTCTGCGGCGGTGCGTCATTCGCTTGTCATCTTGGGCGTGATCGCACCGCCCGGCGCAGTGTCAGCAATGCTTTGCGCGGTGCGGCAGAGTTTGCGGCGACACCGCGAGCGCACTGCCGGCCGGGGCTTTTATCAGGCCGATAAACAACAAAACTAATCAGAGCGATATACCGGCAATAACCAGCGATATTTTTGTTCATAAAAATGGTCCGCAAAGATGGTCCCGCCCAGATCGGCTCGATGATCGAACGGACAACAACAATGGTTCGCGTGAGCGCCCCTTTCGCACAGCCACACCCCTTTTGACAAAGACAGGAGAACCCATGAAAACAAGCATCAGCAGTGCGCTGAAGACCACCCTCAAGGCAACCGCGTGTGCCGCTCTGCTGGCCAGTGCATCGTCTGCTTTTGCGCAATCGAGCGTGCAGCTTTACGGTCAGGTCGACGAATGGGTCGGCGCGCAGAAATTCCCGGGCGGCAAGACTTCGGTGCAAGTCTCCGGCGGCGGCATGTCGACCTCGTACTGGGGCCTGAAGGGGGCGGAGGATCTGGGCAACGGCTACAAGGCGATCTTCGCGCTGGAAGGCTTCTTCCTCGCGCAGAACGGCCAGTACGGCCGCTTCACGGGCGACACGATGTTCTCGCGTAACGCGTACGTCGGTATCGAATCGCCCTACGGCACGGTGACCGCGGGCCGTCTGACGACGCCGCTGTTCGTGTCGACGATTCTGTTCAACCCGTTCATCGACTCGTACGTTTTCTCGCCGATGGTCTATCACACGTACCTCGGCCTCGGCACGTTCCCGACCTACTCGACGGACCAGGGCGTGACGGGCGACTCCGGCTGGAGCAACGCGGTGTCGTACTCCTCGCCGAACTTCAACGGGCTGTCGGCGACGGCCATGTATGCGCTCGGCAACACGACCGAGAATGGCGCGAAGAAGTGGAGCGGCCAGGTGCTGTACTTCCACGGCCCGTTCGCGGCAACGGCTGTCTATCAGTACGTGAACTTCAACAACGTGCCGAGCGACCTCGGCAGCTTCAGCACGTCGGGCGTTCCCGGCCTGAAGAGCCAGAGCGTCGCGCAGCTCGGCCTGTCCTACGACCTGAAGTTCGTGAAGTTCTTCGGCCAGTACATGTACACGTACAACGACCAGCAGGTGACGAGCTGGCATGTGAACACGGCGCAGGGCGGCGCGTCGGTGCCGTTCGGTCCGGGCACGGTGATGGCGTCGTACGCCTATTCGCGCGACGGCGGCGGCTTCGACCAGACCCGCCAGACGGCTGCGATCGGCTACGACTATCCGCTGTCCAAGCGCACGGACATCTACGCGGCTTATCTGTACGACCACATCAGCAATCAGTCGAGCGGCAACACCTACGGCGTCGGCCTGCGCGCCAAGTTCTAAGCGTCACGGCCGCGCCGCGCGGCGCCTGTTCGCGGGCGTCGCGCACTGGCCGCATCAGCTTGATCTCCCAAGCCCGTCTTCTTCCGAAGGCGGGTTTTTTTGCTTTCTGGGCGCTGGGATTTATTCCTTCGACGCGCGTTTTGCTGACCAGCTTTTGATAAACCCGGCAAAATGCCGTCGATTGATTCCTGAAGCGAGCGATTGAGATGGATACCCTCGTCAGCATGAAAGTGTTCCGGCATGTGGTCGAAGTCGGCAGCTTCGTCGGCGCGGCCGAACGGATGGAGATGTCGGCGGCGATGGCGAGCAAGCACGTGATGCATCTCGAACAGCAGCTCGGCGCGCGGCTCCTGAACCGCACCACGCGGCGGGTCGCGCCCACCGAGGCGGGCCGCGAATACTACGAGCGTCTGAGCCAGGTGCTCGCCGAACTCGAAGAGGCCGAGCAGGTGGTCGGTGCGGCGAGCGTCGTGCCGCAGGGGCGCTTGCGGGTGTCGTCGCTGTCGGCGTTCGGTTTGAGCCATGTGATGGCCGCGGTGGCGGACTACGCCGCGCAGTATCCGCAGGTCACCGTCGATATGACACTCTCCGACCGGGTGGTCGAACTGATCGACGAAGGTTTCGATGTCGCGATCCGGGCTTCGCCGAGCGGGCTCAAGTCTTCTTCATTGATCGCGCGGCAGATCGCGACCGCGCATCTCGTGCTGTGCGCGTCGCCTGCCTATCTGAAACGGCACGGCACGCCGAAGACCGTGGCCGACCTCGCGCGTCACAACTATCTCCAGTACGCAGGCGTGTCGGCGCTCGAAATCGCGCCGGCAACCGGCGATGCCTCTTCGCGCGTGCGCCTGACGGGCAACCTGATCGTCAATCATCTCGAAGCGCAGCGTGTGATCGTGCTGCAGGGCGCGGGCATCGCGATGCTCGGCACCGAAGTGATCGGCGACGATCTGGCCGCGGGGCGCCTCGTGCCGCTGCTGGTGGACGACGTGCCGCCGCGCGAGCTGCCGATTCATGTGGTCTACGCGAGCCGCCGGCATCTGTCGGCCAAGGTGCGCTCGTTTGTCGACTTCCTCGCCGAGCGGTTCGCCAACGAGTCGCTGTGGCCGTCGCTCGAACAGATCAGGGCGTTGGCCGTGCGGTAGGCGCGGAGGACGGTCAAGCGCCGCGAACCGTTTCGCTATACTGGTTGCCAGCACCCATACGCGTAACGATCTGGGGGAGACATGACCGATCTGTCCACGCCGCAGCGCGCGGGCAGCCACAAGCTGCCCGCGGGCCGGCGACTGCGCTTTGTTACCGCGGCTGCGTTGTTCGACGGCCACGATGCGTCGATCAATATCATGCGGCGCATTCTTCAGGCAAGCGGCGTCGAGGTGATTCATCTCGGCCACAACCGCTCCGTCGATGAAGTCGCCACCGCCGCGCTGCACGAGGATGCCGACGGCGTCGCCGTGTCGAGCTACCAGGGCGGTCACAACGAATACTTCCGCTATCTGGTCGACTTGCTGCGCGCACGCGGCGGCGAGCGCATCAAGGTGTTCGGCGGCGGCGGCGGGGTGATCGTCCCTGAAGAGATTGTCGGGCTCGAACGCTATGGCGTCGAGAAGATCTATTCGCCGCAGGACGGCCAGCGGCTTGGTCTGCAAGGCATGATCGACGATATGATCGCGCGCTGCGCCGAAGGTGCGCGCGCGGCGGCGGCCACAGGGGAGAGTCCGGTCGGCGCGTGGGCGGCGGAGTTTTCGGAGCATCGTCTGCCGCGTTTTGATTCGCGCGACGATGCGGGTGTTGACGGTCAGGAGGCCGTAGCGCGCAATCCGTCGAGCGAGGCGAGTCGCGTGGCCGCGGCGGGGCGCGGCGATCATTTGGACAGAGGCGTCCGCGCGGCCAGCACGGCCAACACCGGCGGCGTAGCGGACGCAGCCAGCACAGCCAGCACAGCCAGCACAGCCAGCACAGCCGGCAGCCCCGACCCGGCATCCTTGGTTTTCCGCCGACTCGCGCAACTCATCAGCGCATTCGAAACGGCCGCCATCGACGTCAACACGCGGGACAAGCTGTCCGCTCTAGCAGAAGCAACCGCGATCCCTGTGCTCGGCATTACCGGAACCGGCGGCGCCGGCAAATCGTCGCTCACCGACGAGTTGATCCGTCGCTTTCGCCTCGACTACGGCGACGCCCTCACCATCGCCGTGCTCGCCATCGACCCGTCGCGCCGCAAGTCCGGCGGCGCGCTGCTGGGCGACCGCATCCGCATGAACGCGATCGGCGACTGGGGCGGCGGCGCGCGCGTGTACATGCGTTCGATGGCGACGCGCGAAGCATCGAGCGAAATCTCCGACTCGCTGCCCGACGCGTTGATGCTCTGCAAGGCGGCCGGCTTCGATCTGATCGTCGTCGAAACGTCCGGCATCGGCCAGGGCGACGCGGCGATCGTGCCGTTCGTCGACGAATCGCTGTATGTCATGACGCCGGAATTCGGCGCGGCCAGCCAGTTGGAGAAGATCGACATGCTCGACTTTGCCAGCTTCGTCGCGATCAACAAGTTCGATCGCAAAGGCGCGCCGGACGCGTTGCGCGATGTCGCCAAGCAGGTGCAGCGCAATCGCTCCGACTTCACGAAGTCGCCGGAAGCGATGCCGGTGTTCGGAACGATCGCCTCGCGCTTTAACGATGACGGCGTGACCGCGCTGTACCGGCACGTTGCCGAAGCGCTGCGCAAGCACGGTTTGCGTTCGGGCGGCGGCCGTCTTGCCGCGCCCGAAGGTCTGCGTTTTTCGAGCGGGCGCAACGCCATCGTGCCGCCCGCGCGCGTGCGCTATCTGGCGGATATTGCGCAGACGGTTCACGCTTATCGCGAGCGAGCCGACGCGCAAGCGCGCGTCGCGCGCGAGCGCTGGCAACTGATCGAGGCGCGCAGGATGCTCGTTGAGACGGGCGAGGCTGTCGGCGCAGACTCCGTTGTTGCCGCAAGTGCAAGCTCAGGAGCAAGCGCAAGCTCGAAGGCAGGCGCAAGCCCAGCAGCAAACACAACCGCGAACTCAAACGCTTCCGCAACCAGCGGCACTGCCACCCCAACCGACGCGCTCAACCCAACCCTCTCGCAACTCGACACGCTAATCACCCAACGCACCGCCTCGCTCGGCGAACGCGAGCGCATCCTCCTCGACACCTGGCCGCAAACCGTCGCCGCTTACTCGGGCACGGAACACGTTGTGCGCATCCGCGACCGTGAAATCCGCACCGCGCTGACCGTCACGACGCTTTCCGGCTCCGAAGTCCGCAAAGTCTCCCTGCCGAAATTCGTCGATCACGGCGAGATCTTGCGCTGGCTGATGCTCGACAATCTGCCCGGCTACTTCCCCTTCACCGCCGGCGTATTCCCGTTCCGCCGCGAAAACGAAGACCCGACCCGCATGTTCGCCGGCGAAGGCGATCCGCAACGCACCAATCGCCGCTTCAAACTGCTTTCGGAAGGCATGCCGGCCAAACGTCTGTCGACCGCGTTCGACTCGGTTACGCTCTACGGCGAAGAACCGCACGAGCGTCCCGACATCTACGGCAAAGTGGGCAATTCCGGCGTCTCCGTCGCGACGCTCGACGACATGAAGACGCTCTACGATGGCTTCGACCTCTGTGCGCCGGAAACCTCGGTCTCGATGACGATCAACGGCCCCGCGCCGACCATTCTTGCGATGTTCTTCAACGTCGCGATCGATCAGCAGATCGCGCGCACGACACAGCAGCAAGGCCGCCCGCTCACCGAAGACGAACTCGCCGCGACGCGCCGCACCGCGCTGGAAAACGTGCGCGGCACCGTGCAGGCCGATATCCTGAAGGAAGACCAAGGCCAGAACACCTGCATTTTCTCGACCGAATTCAGCCTGAAGGTGATGGGCGATATTCAGGCGTACTTCGTCGGGCATGGCGTGCGCAATTTCTATTCGGTGTCGATTTCCGGCTATCACATCGCCGAAGCCGGCGCGAACCCGATCTCTCAACTCGCGTACACGCTCGCGAACGGCTTCACCTATGTCGAGGCCTATCTCGCCCGCGGCATGTCGATCGACGGCTTCGCGCCGAATCTGTCGTTCTTCTTTTCGAACGGCATGGATCCGGAGTACACGGTGCTGGGCCGCGTCGCGCGACGCATCTGGGCCGTTGCCATGCGCGAGCGCTACGGCGCGAACGAACGCAGCCAGAAGCTCAAGTATCACGTGCAGACGTCGGGTCGCAGCCTGCACGCGCAGGAGATCGACTTCAACGATATCCGCACCACGCTGCAGGCGCTGATCGCGATCTACGACAATTGCAACTCGCTCCACACAAATGCCTTCGACGAAGCGATCACCACGCCCACCGAGGAGTCCGTGCGCCGCGCGGTGGCGATCCAGTTGATCATCAACCGTGAGTGGGGGCTCGCGAAGAATCAGAATCCGAATCAGGGCAGCTTCGTGATCGAGGAGCTGACCGACCTGGTGGAAGAGGCGGTACTGGCCGAATTCGACCGGCTGACCGAGCGAGGCGGCGTGCTCGGCGCGATGGAAACCGGCTATCAGCGCGGGCGGATTCAGGACGAGTCGATGCTCTATGAGCATCGCAAGCATGACGGGTCTTATCCGATCGTCGGCGTGAACACGTTCTTGAGCGCGCATCCGCACGAAGCGCCGCAGCCGATCGCGCTAGCCCGTTCCACCGACGATGAGAAACAAAGCCAGTTGCAACGCCTGCGCGCTTTTCAGGCGCAGCATCGCGACGCGGCGCCCGCCGCGCTCGAACGCCTGAAGCGCGCGGTGATCGACGATGAAAACGTGTTCGCGGTGCTGATGGATGTTGTGCGTGTCTGCTCGCTTGGGCAGATCACGCACGCGCTGTTTGAAGTGGGCGGGCAGTACCGCCGTAATATGTAAGCGCGGCTGCGTGGTGGTTGCTGCGGCTCTGCGTGAAGCCGGGCCGCAGTCCAAGACCGTCCAGATCAAGCGTCTCAGCTCAAGAGCCCCGAACGAGGCGCCTGCGCCGACGCGCTCCAGGCAAACGCGTAACCCCGACCGCGTCATGCCTTGGCGCACCATCTCAGCGCGCAATCCCCAGCCGCGCCTTCGCGTCGTCATATTCCTTCGACAAACGCTGCACCAGTTCGCTCACGCTCGGCACGTCGTCCATCAGGCCGACGCCCTGGCCTGCGCCCCAGATGTCTTTCCACGCCTTCGCCTTGTCGCTGCCGAAGTTCATCTTGGTCTTGTCCGATTCCGGCAGCGCGTCCGGGTCCAGCCCCGCGTTGACGATGCTTTCGCGGATGTAATTGCCGTGCACGCCGGTGAACAGGTTGGTGTAAATGATGTCCGACGCGGTGGAATTGACAATGGCCTGCTTGTAGCTGTCCACCGCATGAGCTTCTTTGGTCGCGATAAAGCGCGTGCCCATGTAGGCGAGGTCAGCGCCCATTGCCTGCGCGGCGAGAATCGAGCCGCCGTTGGCGATCGAGCCCGACAGCACGATCGGGCCGTCGAACATGCGCCGCACTTCGCCGACCAGCGCGAACGGCGAGGTCGTGCCCGCGTGGCCGCCCGCGCCGGATGCCACCAGGATCAGACCGTCGACGCCCGCTGCCAGCGCCTTTTGCGCATGGCGCAGATTGATCACGTCGTGCAGCACGATGCCGCCGTAGCTATGCACGGCGTCGACGATTTCCCGTGCCGGCGCCCGCAGGCTCGTGATGAAAATCGGCACCTTGTGTTCGACGCACACACGCACGTCGTGTTCGAGCCGCGTATTCGACTGATGGACGATCTGGTTGACCGCGATCGGCCCGATGATCGCGTCCGGGTTGGCCGCCTTGTGCTCGGCGAGCTGCGTCTGAATCTGCGTGAGCCATTCGTCGAGCAACTCGGCCGGGCGTGCATTCAGCGCGGGGAACGAGCCGACGATCCCGGCCTTACACTGAGCCAGCACGAGTTCGGGATAGCTGACGATGAACATCGGCGAGGCGACGACCGGCAGCGCAAGTTTTTGCAGAACGGCGGGCAATGCCATAGTGCGAGTCTCCTGATTTGAGCGAACCGGTGCGAGTTTGAGCGCCCGGCGATGACTGATTTTAGCGGCACATGGTTTGCAGCGCTTTCGCTGGCCGCAGCCACCCGATAATTTAAGAACGGTCGTTCGATTATAGGCGAAGCACGGCGCTCGCGTTCGGCCGCTGCGTTTGGAACAGTTGGAAGGAGTGTTCAGGTTCTATGCTTGCGTGGGCTGTCCCACCTCGCGCGGACACATTGGCCTCCTACAATGCAGTGACTCCAAATCACAAGAGAGACGTCATGGCCTTCGAGAATTTCACGCCCTTTCGCGTCGCCGTGGGCGATGTCGATATTTTCGGAGTGAAGGGCGGAGCGGGCCCGCCTCTTCTGTTGCTGCACGGTCATCCGCAGTCGCATCTGATCTGGCAGAAGTGCGCCGCGCAACTGGCCGAACATTTCACCGTCATCGCGACCGATCTGCGCGGCTACGGCGCATCGGGCAAGCCGCCGAGCGACGCCGACCATACACCGTATTCCAAACGCGTGATGGCGGCCGATCAGGTCGCCGTGATGCGTCATTTCGGTTTCGAACGTTTTCTCGTGTGCGCACACGACCGCGGCGCACGCGTGGCGCATCGAATGGCGCTCGATCATCCCGACGCCGTCGAGCGTCTGATGCTGCTCGATATCGCACCGACGCTCGCAATGTACGAGGCCACCGACCGCACCTTCGCGACGCACTACTTCCACTGGTTCTTCCTGATCCAGCCGGAGCCGCTGCCCGAGACGCTGATCGGCGCGAACCCGGCGGCCTATGTCGATGCGGTGATGGGTGGCCGTCACGCGGGTCTGGCGCCGTTCGATCCCGCCGCGCTCGAAGCCTACCGCGCGGCGCTCGCCCAACCAGGCGCCGTGCACGCGATGTGCGAGGATTACCGCGCGTCGGCGAGCATCGACCTGGAGCACGATCGTGCCGATATCGAGCGCGGTCACAAGATCGGCTGCCCGCTGCGCGTGTTGTGGGGCGACAAGGGCGTGATCGAGAAGTGCTTCGACGCGCTGGCCGAATGGCGTCATGTGGCGCGCGACGTGAGTGGCCGCGCGCTGCCTTGCGGGCATTACATACCCGAAGAAGCGTCGGACGAACTGGTCGCCGAAATGCTGTCTTTTTTCGAAGCGGCCGAGCAGTAAGTCCCGTTCGCCTGCGCCGATCATGCGCGAAGCCGCGCCCGCCGTCGTTTAGCCGAGCGGCGGCAAACGGCGCGCCACCGGCGTTGACTTGACGATGGCGGAACTGGTCTCCGCACGCTCGGCGACCTTCGTCAGAATCTCGTCAAGCTGCTCGATCGAGTGGAGGTACAGGCGGCAGATGAAACAGTCGTCGCCTGTCACCTTGTCGCATTCGACGAACTCCGGAATCCGCCGGATCACCTCTTCGACCAGATGCAACTGGCCGGGCAACGGCTTCACGCGCACGATGGCCTGCAGCGTATAGCCGAGCGCGCGTGGATCGACTTGCACCGTAAAGCGCTCGATCACGCCTTGCGCTTCGAGTCGGCGCACACGCTCCGCCGTACTCGGCGCTGACAGTCCGACCAGCCGCGCCAGTTCGCTGACCGGCTGACGGGCGTCTTCCGCGAGCGCGGCGAGTAGCGCCCGGTCCGTGTCGTCGAGCGGGGAGGGCGTTGAGGGAACAAGGCGTTTGGTCATGACGGCCTTCGATTATTAGGTTGCGTCGCGGGAATGCTTAAGTTTAGCCATGTATTCGGACCATCGGATTAATTACACTGCTCGGCATGCAGGAATCAATTCGAGGATCGAATCATGGCGTCAAATGAAATTCGCCGCGGAGCCGCGGAAATGACCCTGGCGATGCTGATGTCCGGCACCATCGGCTGGCTCGTGGTGTCGTCGCAGCAAAGCCCGTTCAATGTCGTGTTTTTCCGCTGCATTTTCGGCGGCGCGACGCTGGCGCTCGTCTGCGCGGTGCTGGGACTGTTCCGGCGCCGCCTCTTCTCGTGGAAGATGCTCGGCCTCGCCCTGCTCGGCGGGGCGGCGATCGTCATCAACTGGGTGTTGCTGTTCGCCGCGTATTCGCGTGCGTCGATCTCGATGGCCACCGCCGTCTACAACACGCAGCCGTTCATGCTGGTGGCGCTCGGCGCATTGGTGTTTCGCGAGCGCATCAGCCCGTCGGCCGTGGCCTGGCTGGTGGTCGCGTTCATCGGACTCGTGTTCGTCGTGAAGGTCGAGCCGGCGGTGCTGGCGGTGCCGGGGCAATACCTGGTCGGCGTCGCATACGCAGTGGGCGCGGCGGCGATGTATGCCGTGTCGTCGATCATTACCAAGCGGCTCAAGGGCACGCCGCCGCATCTGATCGCGTTGATCCAGGTGTCGCTCGGCGTGCTGATGCTCGCGCCGTTCGTGCGCTTCGACGCGCTGCCCACGAGCGGCGTGCAGTGGCTCGAACTGATCGTGCTAGGCGTCGTCAATACGGGTCTCATGTACGTGCTGCTATACGGGGCGATCCAGAAGTTGCCGACTTCGATGACGGGGGCACTCTCGTTCATCTATCCGGTGGTGGCGATCGTCGTCGATCGGGTTGCGTTCGGGCAAACGCTGGCATGGATTCAGGTGCTCGGCGCGGTGCTGATTCTGCTGGCCGCCGCCGGTGTCAATCTCGGCTGGCGGATCGTGCCGCAAAAGCGCCTGTCGTCGACCTGACGGGTGTTGCGCCGCTGCGGCGTGTCGCAATGCTACGGATTCCAGAGTAACTGGGTGCCCGGATTGTTCGTCAAGGCGGTCTAATACGTTGAAAGCTGTGCGACTACAGGGCTTCGTGGTGTGACGTGTATGCAGCTTTAAAAGCTGGCGTCAAACTTCTGTAGGGAAATTACCGATGCGGCCAAAAAA
This genomic stretch from Paraburkholderia dioscoreae harbors:
- a CDS encoding porin, which gives rise to MKTSISSALKTTLKATACAALLASASSAFAQSSVQLYGQVDEWVGAQKFPGGKTSVQVSGGGMSTSYWGLKGAEDLGNGYKAIFALEGFFLAQNGQYGRFTGDTMFSRNAYVGIESPYGTVTAGRLTTPLFVSTILFNPFIDSYVFSPMVYHTYLGLGTFPTYSTDQGVTGDSGWSNAVSYSSPNFNGLSATAMYALGNTTENGAKKWSGQVLYFHGPFAATAVYQYVNFNNVPSDLGSFSTSGVPGLKSQSVAQLGLSYDLKFVKFFGQYMYTYNDQQVTSWHVNTAQGGASVPFGPGTVMASYAYSRDGGGFDQTRQTAAIGYDYPLSKRTDIYAAYLYDHISNQSSGNTYGVGLRAKF
- a CDS encoding LysR family transcriptional regulator, with the translated sequence MDTLVSMKVFRHVVEVGSFVGAAERMEMSAAMASKHVMHLEQQLGARLLNRTTRRVAPTEAGREYYERLSQVLAELEEAEQVVGAASVVPQGRLRVSSLSAFGLSHVMAAVADYAAQYPQVTVDMTLSDRVVELIDEGFDVAIRASPSGLKSSSLIARQIATAHLVLCASPAYLKRHGTPKTVADLARHNYLQYAGVSALEIAPATGDASSRVRLTGNLIVNHLEAQRVIVLQGAGIAMLGTEVIGDDLAAGRLVPLLVDDVPPRELPIHVVYASRRHLSAKVRSFVDFLAERFANESLWPSLEQIRALAVR
- a CDS encoding methylmalonyl-CoA mutase family protein, which gives rise to MTDLSTPQRAGSHKLPAGRRLRFVTAAALFDGHDASINIMRRILQASGVEVIHLGHNRSVDEVATAALHEDADGVAVSSYQGGHNEYFRYLVDLLRARGGERIKVFGGGGGVIVPEEIVGLERYGVEKIYSPQDGQRLGLQGMIDDMIARCAEGARAAAATGESPVGAWAAEFSEHRLPRFDSRDDAGVDGQEAVARNPSSEASRVAAAGRGDHLDRGVRAASTANTGGVADAASTASTASTASTAGSPDPASLVFRRLAQLISAFETAAIDVNTRDKLSALAEATAIPVLGITGTGGAGKSSLTDELIRRFRLDYGDALTIAVLAIDPSRRKSGGALLGDRIRMNAIGDWGGGARVYMRSMATREASSEISDSLPDALMLCKAAGFDLIVVETSGIGQGDAAIVPFVDESLYVMTPEFGAASQLEKIDMLDFASFVAINKFDRKGAPDALRDVAKQVQRNRSDFTKSPEAMPVFGTIASRFNDDGVTALYRHVAEALRKHGLRSGGGRLAAPEGLRFSSGRNAIVPPARVRYLADIAQTVHAYRERADAQARVARERWQLIEARRMLVETGEAVGADSVVAASASSGASASSKAGASPAANTTANSNASATSGTATPTDALNPTLSQLDTLITQRTASLGERERILLDTWPQTVAAYSGTEHVVRIRDREIRTALTVTTLSGSEVRKVSLPKFVDHGEILRWLMLDNLPGYFPFTAGVFPFRRENEDPTRMFAGEGDPQRTNRRFKLLSEGMPAKRLSTAFDSVTLYGEEPHERPDIYGKVGNSGVSVATLDDMKTLYDGFDLCAPETSVSMTINGPAPTILAMFFNVAIDQQIARTTQQQGRPLTEDELAATRRTALENVRGTVQADILKEDQGQNTCIFSTEFSLKVMGDIQAYFVGHGVRNFYSVSISGYHIAEAGANPISQLAYTLANGFTYVEAYLARGMSIDGFAPNLSFFFSNGMDPEYTVLGRVARRIWAVAMRERYGANERSQKLKYHVQTSGRSLHAQEIDFNDIRTTLQALIAIYDNCNSLHTNAFDEAITTPTEESVRRAVAIQLIINREWGLAKNQNPNQGSFVIEELTDLVEEAVLAEFDRLTERGGVLGAMETGYQRGRIQDESMLYEHRKHDGSYPIVGVNTFLSAHPHEAPQPIALARSTDDEKQSQLQRLRAFQAQHRDAAPAALERLKRAVIDDENVFAVLMDVVRVCSLGQITHALFEVGGQYRRNM
- a CDS encoding NAD(P)H-dependent flavin oxidoreductase; this translates as MALPAVLQKLALPVVASPMFIVSYPELVLAQCKAGIVGSFPALNARPAELLDEWLTQIQTQLAEHKAANPDAIIGPIAVNQIVHQSNTRLEHDVRVCVEHKVPIFITSLRAPAREIVDAVHSYGGIVLHDVINLRHAQKALAAGVDGLILVASGAGGHAGTTSPFALVGEVRRMFDGPIVLSGSIANGGSILAAQAMGADLAYMGTRFIATKEAHAVDSYKQAIVNSTASDIIYTNLFTGVHGNYIRESIVNAGLDPDALPESDKTKMNFGSDKAKAWKDIWGAGQGVGLMDDVPSVSELVQRLSKEYDDAKARLGIAR
- a CDS encoding alpha/beta fold hydrolase gives rise to the protein MAFENFTPFRVAVGDVDIFGVKGGAGPPLLLLHGHPQSHLIWQKCAAQLAEHFTVIATDLRGYGASGKPPSDADHTPYSKRVMAADQVAVMRHFGFERFLVCAHDRGARVAHRMALDHPDAVERLMLLDIAPTLAMYEATDRTFATHYFHWFFLIQPEPLPETLIGANPAAYVDAVMGGRHAGLAPFDPAALEAYRAALAQPGAVHAMCEDYRASASIDLEHDRADIERGHKIGCPLRVLWGDKGVIEKCFDALAEWRHVARDVSGRALPCGHYIPEEASDELVAEMLSFFEAAEQ
- a CDS encoding Lrp/AsnC family transcriptional regulator translates to MTKRLVPSTPSPLDDTDRALLAALAEDARQPVSELARLVGLSAPSTAERVRRLEAQGVIERFTVQVDPRALGYTLQAIVRVKPLPGQLHLVEEVIRRIPEFVECDKVTGDDCFICRLYLHSIEQLDEILTKVAERAETSSAIVKSTPVARRLPPLG
- a CDS encoding DMT family transporter translates to MASNEIRRGAAEMTLAMLMSGTIGWLVVSSQQSPFNVVFFRCIFGGATLALVCAVLGLFRRRLFSWKMLGLALLGGAAIVINWVLLFAAYSRASISMATAVYNTQPFMLVALGALVFRERISPSAVAWLVVAFIGLVFVVKVEPAVLAVPGQYLVGVAYAVGAAAMYAVSSIITKRLKGTPPHLIALIQVSLGVLMLAPFVRFDALPTSGVQWLELIVLGVVNTGLMYVLLYGAIQKLPTSMTGALSFIYPVVAIVVDRVAFGQTLAWIQVLGAVLILLAAAGVNLGWRIVPQKRLSST